Within Haematobia irritans isolate KBUSLIRL chromosome 2, ASM5000362v1, whole genome shotgun sequence, the genomic segment ctttttgtttttttgtaaaaccCTCTTACTGCGATAATAACCTACGGAAGGCACCCTGTTGTTGAGTTATATCATTCATACTGGGTGTTGTTAAATTTAGTTAAACTCATGTATACTTAGAAATGTAACACTAAAGTAACATTCAAAAATTCAATAACCACAAAAACTCCCCCTTctcaatataaatgtgtaataaTCATTTCGCAATTTAACACAACATATATGAAAAATGAGATTAATGAAGAAAAGCCCAAACCATTGTGAAGAGAATCATCAATAAATAAATGACAAACCATTTGTAATTGGTATGCTAATTTTTATGGAGAGTTGTAGTTTtgcttttgtaaaaaatatgtataggtaagttaaGAGTGTTATATGAGGTGATAATTAATTTAAACACAAACAAGGTTAATGGTCGCGATGTGCTTGGAATTGAACTTTAAATACCGGCTGCAGTTTTATCCAAAATTGCATCgcatatatcaatgaaaattcctttttttatgttttcataCACTCCACCACAAGGCATATTAACAGCCTATTTCTGCTATCCGAATTCTAGTCttcgttcgcatacaaaacgaaaaacagctgattttggtttctctaaGGGGTGTCTAAACGAAAATCGAAACGAAAGTCAATGCGAACGAAGACGTAACGTAAGCtctaaaattgggtttctctaactcgattcgttcgcattttgTCGAACAGAAATGTCAAAATCACTCACTTGGTAAAGACGTTTCGTTTTGTATAAATTGTTGGACAAAATGGACACAAAAAATAGCGAAGGTAAAATGTAagtataaaaacatatttttttaagtagaTCAACGCTAAATATCTATTTTATTAACTCATTCAgtgcaaaaaaatcatcgaccCAGCAGCTGCAATGCCTAGTCGAGTTTATGGAAAACAACCACAGCCTCGCAAGGGGTGCTCCAGTCTTTGGTGGCAGCAAAGAATCTGTTGAAGCGAAATGGGAATCTCTTACAGTCCAGCTGAATGCTTTGGGTCCTCCTATGAGAACGATAAGTGAATGGAAGAAGGTAATTATATTGGGTACGCGAACTCAACTAGTCATTTTCCATTTAAGTGAATTGAAGACAAAACTTTGGAGACTCATAAAAGACGAACGGCAACCAAAGTAGCAAAATCCAGACAATGCTTTTCTtctctcatcgagtactttcgtCTGGAATAATGaaataagtgattttttgtttggatacAAAAATGGAATATTGTGTCATAGGGTTATCCATGCAGATCATGTATTATTATCCTTCAAAGCCAATTCTTCTCTATGAAGCTTTCTCTTGATGTCCATGTTCCCTTTGgtctaagtatttttttttttgttatcagcCTTTCGAAATAatcatcaatattttgttttcggGCTAATCGTTTGTTTTGTTAACTATTTTTCCTCTGCTGCCACTGTCAATACGGTAGTATTCATCTGTCTGGTCATCCACCACCACTTTCACCCCTTTTGACCGTTTTTGCATCATAGAATATAAAAGTTATTGGACATTAATATGGAAGTATACTCAATATGCCTCTTCCCTGATTTAATCCGGAAAAAGTGTCTAGATAAAGGTGACTTATTGTATAGATTATTCATTCCATTTGAATTCCAAATGGAATGCTCTTTTAAGATGGTATTcgttatgtttttctttacctATAGGAAGAAGGAATTCATTGAATACCAAAACTTTGCCCAGTGTATAAATGTATGAATACAGACAGTGTTGGGAATCATGTACTTGTGCAAGATTTTGAGATCAGCTGGAAATTCCAAGTATCCACGCGAATGCTTCATTACAAATGAGATTAGatttagaacaagtatatacggccgtaagttcggcctggccgaagcttatgtaccctccaccatggattgcttagaacactgaaaaaaagtgaacccaccaggaagaacattttcggttaattttagaaaattttaaatatttctttctccaaacataataataccacgaactaaaataaagtaaaattggctttagtgaaatagtaagttcacttttttgagtgaaaCTACTAAAAACTGAGTGAAActactaaaaactgtcatccacaatcgaagcaGTTGGGTTGAGGGAAAACTGCCGATagtatcttaaaaattcttaacaccgtcttctaaattgtaagttagtccatacgagttataaattaaacaaaaaaggccgattaaatccgtatataaaattttgacaacatttttaatagaaataaaattgtgaaacaaattcctctagaaataaaattttgacaaaattttctatagaaataaaattttgacaaaatttctataaaaattacaattttgacaaaaattttcatagaaataaaattttgataaaatatgctatagaaataaaattgttactaaattttctataaaaataaaattttgacaaaattttctatggtaataaaatttcgacaaaattttctatagtaataaacttttgacaaaattttcaacagaaataaaattttgacaaagttttctgtagaaataaaattttaaacaaattttctatagaaataaaattttcgatacactgaaaaaacagtgaatccaccGGGATTAAAACTCtgacaattttagaaaattttgaatattttttgaagattttaactaaacggtcataaaaataagtaactatatatcgacaaatttaagaaaatctactaggcataattaagtttttttcatttgttacagaaaatcagattgaagaaaacaattggagttaaaatttgcaagaatgtctttagttacatacaaagttcatgaacgcatttgtagtaaaatttataagttttaagaaatactgaactattttgtagaagacacaaatttagttaatctttatgcttgatttgaggattttgttcctcggtttaactaacatacgcaaaaaattgttaaagtaaaggaaactttctccagacatataattccattaactataaagttaaattgattttattgagtgtagaataaaattttgacaacattttctatagaaataaagttttgacaatttttttaaactgaattatgtctaataactgaattgaatttgtcgacaaatatttacttatttttatgacatcggcgtgatgccagcgtttgtaacactgtttagttaaaattttctaaaaatattcaacattttttaaaattatcagaaagtattcttcctggtgggtgcactatttttcagtgtatcgaaaattttatttctatagaaaactttgtcaaaattttatttctgtagaaaattttgtcacaagtttattactaaagaaaattttgtcaaaatgtcattaccatagaaaattttcgttttatagaaaatttagaaacaattttatttctatagaaaattttcttaaaattttatttctatagaaaattttgtcaaaattgtatgggaTGCAGGATTTGATTATAATCAAATCTAGCATCTACATCAATTAATCAGAACTAGCAGCTGCAGTGGCAAAAGTAATAATATCCAAATATGGCTAAAATGTTGCGAATAGTAACATAGACAATATTGTCTCCTTcactaaaataatttcaattccagttgtttaaaaaaaattctcttttcgcgattactttgtctttcaaattattattatatattcaaATTATGTACTcacattgggcaaaatttaactaaactcaACAAATTTCCATAAgctaaaatcaaattaaattttttttatcatttttatttgtagACATGGGCCGACATGAAAtcgagaactaaaaaaaaaattgctgaaaACAATCGAAGCTTGCGGCAAACCGGAGGTGGCATTTTCAGTTCAAATACACTTACTCCGATGGAGGAACAAATTGATAGAATTTGCTGTTTATCTTCAGCTGCAGCGCCAAAAGGAAAAACATTTGGTGAGAGAACTGAAGAAGAAATTGATGATGTATTCCAAATCTCCTATGAGCAAATAGAAACACCGCCAAGGAAAAAAAAGGACGTTGCCGTTGTAACTCCAAATAGATTGGAGAGGTCACAAGAATATGTCGTTACACCTGATGAAAGAAAAAGTGAAAAGAGATTACGAGAAGACGAAAATAACATGAGTTCAacatataaaaagagaaaaagctTTGCAGACGAACAGTTGAATCTCATACGCATGCAGTTGAAATCAAGCGAGGAAGCTGTATTAGCAGCAAAAGAAAATGCCAATGCGGCCAGAGAGATTTCAAATGCCGCAAAAGAAATCGCAACATGTGCAAAAGAAATGGcgatttctaataaaatattggcatcaGCAGCCGAAAAAATTGCCAGTAGTGCGGAAAACTCTGTGAAAGCCATAAAGGAGTTATCATTGcgtttaaaagattttttagaTAATGATTACCAAACTGGTCATTTGTAGTCTTAGATTGATGTATTTATATTATACTTATATAAACTTgaagtttatatatatttttaaaagacTGTGTCAAAGTTCcttattaaaaattcaaaaaagactgataattttaatattataaatatatttaatattataataatattaaaaatactaCAATTGACAAAAACTTATgaacttttttaaatatttaccgCTTAGTTTAGCCTGAATGgcgaatttaaatgaatttaatgaaatgaaagctttcgaaaatactttttttataaaagaaatctATAAACCATAACCATATATAATTAATACATaaatacatattttcttttatgtcaaattttattcatattttagaTACGATAATTAatgattttaaaaacaaaataaaaaatattatatataacaaaatgaaattacacaaaacaatattacaaatttaatgCTATTTGATTTCTTATAGTAGCTCCAATATTACTTCCCGATTCTCCACTGTGGTAGTCCTGAACTTGTTCATCTTCTGTGGCAATCTCTGGAAAATCGTTCGGAAGCTCACAATTGAAGTGAATGCACATATTATGCAAAGCGCAGCATGCATTTAATATTTTGCATGCCTTTTCGGGGCTGTAATGGAGACCTCTTGAGCCCAGTACACACCGAAACCGATTTTTTAGTACGCCAATAGTGCGTTCCACCACATTTCGAGTGCTTGTGTGTACTTGATTGTAGCGTTTTTCATAATCGGTGGTAGGATTCCTGTAGGGAGTCATCAGATAAGGGAGCAGTTTGTAACCACTATCGCCTATAGTTTTAACGATTTTCGATTTgatcaaataaaaactaaagttaactttagtaatatgtacactgaaaaaaatattgtgaggccaaagatttcttgttcTTAAAGTATGTATGCATACTTTTTTTGAGAAtaaaggacacacattttcgatatatttttttataaattcgataaatatttcaatgaaatagttttgtccttataattaggtGATTCCTCTTAAATATGAGTATCTCCacatgaaaacaattttgtttgactaaggtcatctTGGCTttgataattcaaaaaaaatcttaaaaattaatgaaatgatctttgaatttgatttaaatttgaattgtatATTGACCATAAAGCTAAGAAGCACTAAAATATGGGATACtttatagcaatatttttattgaagtcgagtcttaagttGTGGTAAACATtgctttaaaggactttgatagaaaattaatttatacacctaaaaaagtgaacctaccctgaaaattttaactaaaatagttttctaaagaagaaaatttattaaaaataattaattttttctggtgtttaagaaaatttcatatattgaaagaaaaaattagatttaaaaactgttaaaatgtctttagcgctatatgaagttcatgacaggtacaattttagtaaaatttactccttTGAGACCCTTATGaattcaatttaagcaaacttctgccaattTAGGcaaatatgaactaatttattttttagtaaaattgtgcactatatttgaatataactttttattcttattgttagttcacgtcattaaagttaagcaaaaaattattcaaataatgaACAGTTAcctatattgtgcaaaatttaactaaaatcaactaatcttaatGAACTAAaggaaagttcagttggcattag encodes:
- the LOC142224143 gene encoding uncharacterized protein LOC142224143 — protein: MDTKNSEGKIAKKSSTQQLQCLVEFMENNHSLARGAPVFGGSKESVEAKWESLTVQLNALGPPMRTISEWKKTWADMKSRTKKKIAENNRSLRQTGGGIFSSNTLTPMEEQIDRICCLSSAAAPKGKTFGERTEEEIDDVFQISYEQIETPPRKKKDVAVVTPNRLERSQEYVVTPDERKSEKRLREDENNMSSTYKKRKSFADEQLNLIRMQLKSSEEAVLAAKENANAAREISNAAKEIATCAKEMAISNKILASAAEKIASSAENSVKAIKELSLRLKDFLDNDYQTGHL